CAATTTCGAAAAAGAGTACTATCGGACGATGGGAGAGTACCAGACAAGCTTGGCGCGGCTGGAGTGGGTCGTCGGCGCGCCTGTCCACTGAGAGTGCGACGTGCGAAGTCAGAAGTTAAAGGAGACATTGATGCAAAGGACGAGGTGGATCATTGCCTGGAGTGTGATGATCGTCGCCGTGGGAGCGATCTTTATTGTCTGGTATGGCGGCGGGACGCGACTCCAGGAGCGGCTCAGCGACAGGCCGCTGTCTCCTCGGGAGCCGTTCACCCAGACCGTAGGCAATGAGGATCATACCGAACATGAAGCGGCATCGACCTCTGCCGCGCAGGGCGGTCAGCCGGTTGCGTCCGAGATGAAGATGGCTCCCGGCGCCGTGATGGTCAGCCCGGAGCGTCAACAGTTGATCGGATTAAAGACCGGCGTGGTCGAGTACCGATCGATCGAGCGGACGATTCGGACGGTCGGGGTGGTGGAGATCGATGAGAGACGCCTGGCCGACGTCAATATCAAAATCGAGGGGTGGATCGAGAGCCTTTTTGTGAACTTTACCGGGGAGCGTGTCAAGAAGGGCCAGCCGCTCCTCACTATTTATAGCCCGGATCTGGTCTCAACCCAGGAGGAGTACCTGCAGGCGTTGCGAGCGAGGCAGACGCTCAGCAACAGTCGCTTCGCGGATATCGCCTCCGGGGCGGAGACGCTGGTGAATGCCTCGAAGCGACGTCTGCAGTACTGGGACATCAGCGATGAGGAGATCGCCGATCTTGAGCGAACAGGGACGCCACGCAAGAGCGTGACGATTGACTCGCCCATTACTGGGGTCGTGATCGAAAAGATGGCGGTTCGCGG
This DNA window, taken from Candidatus Methylomirabilis tolerans, encodes the following:
- a CDS encoding efflux RND transporter periplasmic adaptor subunit, which encodes MQRTRWIIAWSVMIVAVGAIFIVWYGGGTRLQERLSDRPLSPREPFTQTVGNEDHTEHEAASTSAAQGGQPVASEMKMAPGAVMVSPERQQLIGLKTGVVEYRSIERTIRTVGVVEIDERRLADVNIKIEGWIESLFVNFTGERVKKGQPLLTIYSPDLVSTQEEYLQALRARQTLSNSRFADIASGAETLVNASKRRLQYWDISDEEIADLERTGTPRKSVTIDSPITGVVIEKMAVRGKKVMPGESLYKVADLSTVWIQGEIYEYEVPVVKLGQSASVTLASYPGEIFHGKVSYIYPVLTEKTRTIKVRFEFSNTKDWKLKPQMYANVALKIPFGKRLAVPDEAILDSGTQQLVFIDKGQGTFEPRDVKVGARADGYVEILAGLSAGERVVTSANFLIDSESQLKTAVGGKGSMPGMEMGKK